One genomic window of Thermococcus indicus includes the following:
- a CDS encoding tRNA pseudouridine(54/55) synthase Pus10 — protein MITEKAAKVLESHELCDHCLGRLFAGLGKGTNEERGKAIRFVLNMERSAEGLPPVERPETCELCGNVFERIPELTGRMEEAAAGVEFETFLVGSRFPEEVKENEKALWEEFGIETAEPINREFNRELGKAFGKATGKDTAKNPDVVFIVEPYSGRIELQINPLYIYGRYRKLVRGIPQTPLPDFDESVASIICRAFSRASGGKCVFKGAGREDVDVRMLGNGRPFIVEVKRPKKRKLDLDAMAKEINASGKVEVLNLRFVSPKEAEEVLTWSHRKEYLALVLVEDGVTPEEAEDVARKLKGLEIHQRTPWRVRNVRADKVRVRRVHEAKARWLDGKHFELRLVTDGGLYIKELISGDKGRTKPSVSDLLGKPAWCKRLDVMNILDE, from the coding sequence GAAGGTTCTTGAATCTCACGAACTATGCGACCACTGTCTGGGCAGACTGTTCGCGGGGCTTGGGAAGGGCACCAACGAGGAGCGCGGGAAGGCGATAAGGTTCGTCCTCAACATGGAGCGCTCCGCCGAGGGCTTGCCCCCGGTTGAAAGGCCCGAAACGTGTGAGCTGTGCGGTAACGTTTTCGAAAGGATTCCCGAACTCACCGGAAGGATGGAGGAGGCCGCGGCTGGCGTCGAGTTCGAGACTTTCCTCGTCGGCTCCCGCTTCCCCGAGGAGGTCAAGGAGAACGAGAAAGCCCTCTGGGAGGAGTTTGGGATAGAGACTGCTGAACCAATAAACCGCGAGTTCAACCGCGAGCTCGGCAAGGCCTTTGGGAAGGCGACGGGAAAAGACACAGCGAAGAACCCCGACGTGGTTTTCATCGTCGAGCCGTATTCCGGTAGAATCGAACTCCAGATAAACCCCCTCTACATTTACGGCCGCTACAGGAAGCTCGTGCGGGGAATTCCCCAGACGCCCCTCCCTGACTTTGATGAGAGCGTTGCCTCGATCATCTGCAGGGCGTTCTCCAGGGCGAGCGGTGGGAAGTGCGTCTTCAAGGGGGCAGGAAGGGAGGACGTTGACGTCCGCATGCTTGGAAACGGCAGGCCATTTATCGTTGAGGTAAAGCGGCCGAAAAAACGGAAGCTAGACCTCGACGCGATGGCGAAGGAGATAAACGCAAGCGGAAAGGTTGAGGTTCTGAACCTGCGCTTCGTTTCACCGAAAGAGGCCGAAGAGGTCCTCACATGGAGTCACCGCAAAGAATACCTCGCGCTGGTTCTGGTCGAGGATGGGGTAACCCCCGAGGAGGCCGAGGATGTTGCCAGAAAGCTCAAAGGACTTGAAATTCACCAGAGAACCCCCTGGCGCGTGAGGAATGTGAGGGCCGATAAAGTCCGCGTCCGGAGGGTTCACGAGGCGAAAGCAAGGTGGCTCGATGGGAAGCACTTCGAGCTCCGCCTCGTCACCGACGGAGGTCTGTACATCAAGGAGCTCATATCCGGCGATAAGGGGCGCACGAAGCCCTCGGTGAGCGACCTGCTCGGAAAACCTGCCTGGTGCAAGAGGCTCGACGTCATGAACATTCTTGATGAGTGA
- a CDS encoding 50S ribosomal protein L21e: MVKKAHSFRRKTRGKLSKKPRRRGLPPLTRFLQEFETGQKVHIVIEPSYHRGMPDPRFHGRTGTVVGKRGDAYVVQVKDGGKVKTFFIHPVHLRAQKG, translated from the coding sequence ATGGTTAAGAAAGCACACAGCTTCAGAAGGAAGACCCGCGGCAAGCTCAGCAAGAAGCCGAGGAGGAGAGGTCTCCCGCCCCTCACCAGGTTCCTCCAGGAGTTTGAGACCGGACAGAAGGTCCACATAGTTATCGAGCCGAGCTACCACAGGGGCATGCCGGACCCGAGGTTCCACGGAAGGACGGGAACCGTTGTCGGTAAGCGCGGCGATGCCTACGTCGTCCAGGTTAAGGATGGTGGCAAGGTCAAGACCTTCTTCATCCACCCGGTTCACCTCAGGGCTCAGAAGGGATGA
- a CDS encoding DUF655 domain-containing protein — MDRYRRHSYRESLDKKRRNVEYEEYAYVLDYLPEGYTDLKTGRRTGKPVAQVIGEKAFTLLEVAPKEDLMLYERVFIGKGQRDKILMINKKIHFDDLTATAKAELPYVVEEIIKNNEEHFVKFFNMAPPITNRLHSLELLPGIGKKHMWEILDERKKEPFKDFEDLRHRVKGLPEPAKMLAKRVVDEIEGKDRYRLFVGSRRIFRV, encoded by the coding sequence ATGGATAGGTACCGGAGACACTCTTACAGGGAAAGCCTCGACAAGAAGAGGCGGAATGTTGAGTATGAGGAGTACGCCTACGTGCTGGACTATCTGCCCGAGGGCTACACCGATTTAAAGACCGGAAGGAGAACCGGCAAGCCCGTTGCTCAGGTTATAGGTGAAAAGGCTTTCACGCTGCTCGAGGTTGCCCCGAAGGAGGACCTCATGCTCTACGAGAGGGTCTTCATAGGCAAGGGACAGAGGGACAAGATACTCATGATCAACAAGAAGATTCACTTTGATGACCTCACCGCCACCGCCAAGGCCGAGCTTCCGTACGTGGTTGAGGAGATAATCAAAAACAACGAGGAGCACTTCGTCAAGTTCTTCAACATGGCCCCCCCTATAACCAACAGGCTCCACAGCCTCGAACTCCTGCCCGGCATCGGCAAGAAGCACATGTGGGAGATACTCGACGAGCGCAAGAAGGAGCCGTTCAAGGACTTTGAGGACCTGCGCCACCGTGTCAAGGGGCTTCCAGAGCCGGCAAAGATGCTGGCGAAGCGTGTCGTTGACGAGATCGAGGGCAAGGACCGCTACCGCCTTTTCGTTGGCTCAAGGAGGATATTCAGGGTATGA
- the rsmA gene encoding 16S rRNA (adenine(1518)-N(6)/adenine(1519)-N(6))-dimethyltransferase RsmA, producing the protein MRERLFSLISKYNLKANSDLGQNFLVVPDIIERNVERAELNENDIVLEVGPGLGVLTDALSRHAGKVYAIEKDSRLVEILRAEYDWPNVEIIEGDALKVEFPAFNKIVSNLPYQISSPITFRFLRYDFERAVLIYQLEFARRMVAEPGDRNYSRLSLMVRAKAHAELVERIGRGAFWPKPKVDSAVIVLEPKPRDERIELNEDLVRALFQHRRSTVLAALKKSHHMLGLSKEDFKRVRGLLGAVPHAGKRVFQLSPLDVIDIELYLLENHLIRSSE; encoded by the coding sequence ATGAGGGAGCGCCTCTTTTCTCTAATTTCAAAATACAACCTTAAGGCAAATTCTGACCTTGGACAGAACTTTCTGGTAGTGCCGGATATAATCGAGCGCAACGTTGAACGGGCGGAACTCAATGAGAATGATATCGTCCTCGAAGTTGGTCCGGGTCTTGGAGTTCTCACCGATGCCCTGAGCCGGCACGCGGGTAAGGTGTACGCCATTGAAAAGGATTCCCGCCTCGTGGAGATTTTGAGGGCCGAATACGACTGGCCCAACGTTGAAATAATCGAGGGAGATGCCCTGAAGGTTGAGTTCCCCGCGTTCAACAAGATAGTCTCCAACCTGCCCTACCAGATTTCGTCCCCCATAACCTTCCGCTTTCTGAGGTATGATTTCGAGAGGGCCGTTCTTATCTACCAGCTGGAATTTGCCCGGAGGATGGTGGCGGAGCCGGGGGATAGGAACTACTCCCGCCTGTCGCTGATGGTTCGGGCGAAGGCTCACGCCGAGCTCGTGGAGCGCATTGGCAGGGGCGCCTTCTGGCCGAAACCCAAAGTGGACTCCGCGGTCATCGTTCTTGAGCCCAAACCAAGGGACGAGCGCATTGAACTGAACGAGGATCTGGTTAGGGCCCTCTTTCAGCACAGGAGAAGCACCGTCCTGGCGGCCCTTAAAAAGTCGCATCACATGCTGGGGCTGAGTAAGGAAGATTTCAAACGGGTTCGTGGCCTTCTCGGCGCAGTGCCCCACGCCGGGAAGAGGGTCTTTCAGCTGAGTCCGCTGGATGTCATTGATATTGAGCTGTACCTTCTGGAGAACCACCTGATTAGGTCCTCCGAATGA
- a CDS encoding ferritin-like domain-containing protein, translated as MREFSNNEKRELKEIIGRLSNLDERSVLSYWISAEIDEAEMYNRLANIAEEYSWDERIPIIFRKLAEESLNHAEILMAEYKRRYRGAELVSVDVPGIETGLGLRELEEHLRNGRIGEVLEVLMENERMARDVYSYLSENSDEGTREIFRNLARIEEGHYQKLARLREELIRRT; from the coding sequence ATGAGGGAGTTCTCTAACAATGAGAAAAGAGAACTGAAGGAGATAATCGGACGACTGAGTAACCTGGACGAAAGAAGCGTTCTGTCCTACTGGATATCGGCCGAGATAGACGAGGCCGAAATGTACAACAGACTCGCCAACATTGCCGAGGAATACAGCTGGGATGAGAGGATACCCATCATCTTCAGAAAGCTGGCAGAGGAAAGCCTGAACCATGCAGAGATACTAATGGCAGAGTACAAACGTCGCTATCGCGGGGCGGAGCTGGTGAGCGTTGATGTACCTGGAATAGAGACAGGACTTGGACTCAGAGAACTGGAGGAACACCTCCGGAACGGCCGCATCGGGGAGGTCCTTGAGGTGCTGATGGAAAACGAGAGGATGGCGAGAGACGTGTACTCATACCTATCGGAGAACTCAGATGAAGGCACCAGGGAGATTTTCAGGAACCTCGCGAGGATTGAGGAGGGCCATTACCAGAAGCTTGCCCGGCTCAGGGAAGAACTCATTCGGAGGACCTAA
- a CDS encoding radical SAM protein: protein MIVAIIDGYTDEPAGLGVPPYLGIYPRYAYGAIKKARRDARVFYLTIDDLRATFEGERGVATKNKTPNFPRTREILERADVIVYIGGLHTPGKYLSAVPSQVEEVARFLRPFQGVKILGGPAFMGSAHAGGTRITSRELLLAQSVFDHIVYGDLEAFLHDYLVNPSDADPLRFRTYGELRDYALLGAEVVGQFPDFPDFVIAEIETQRGCPKAMGIGGCSFCTEPVRYRNVEDRPIEDVVAEVEALYTLGVRHFRVGRQSCIFSYMARPDGRVPIPNPEALEKLFRGIRSVAPGLKTLHVDNANPAVIANYPEESVRIAKALIKYGTPGNVVAFGLESADPKVAKLNNLNATAEETYEAVRILNEVGAKRGPNGMPWLLPGINVIFGLPGERKKSYELTFQFFKRLLDDGLMVRRINIRQVVVFPGTPLWHMRDRVRTEKHKKLIQHYKYKIRHEIDLPMLRRVVPVGTILRDVRAEVLENGLTYGRQIGSYPLIVGMPKEVPLNRFYDVLIVGHGYRSITGVPVPINVNRESPRVLQYLPGIGKKTVVRVLAERPFGSKDEFFRVVGEEKRKTLGDVITLK, encoded by the coding sequence ATGATAGTTGCCATCATCGACGGCTACACTGACGAGCCCGCGGGACTCGGTGTTCCACCGTATCTGGGGATATACCCTCGCTATGCTTACGGCGCCATAAAAAAGGCTCGAAGGGACGCCAGGGTTTTCTACCTGACCATAGATGACCTGAGGGCCACCTTCGAGGGCGAAAGGGGAGTGGCCACTAAGAACAAGACCCCAAACTTCCCCCGAACCCGTGAGATACTCGAGAGGGCGGACGTTATCGTGTACATAGGTGGCCTGCACACCCCCGGTAAGTACCTCTCAGCCGTCCCGTCCCAGGTCGAGGAGGTCGCGAGGTTCCTCCGGCCGTTTCAAGGGGTTAAAATCCTCGGCGGCCCGGCGTTCATGGGCTCCGCCCACGCCGGCGGGACGAGGATAACCTCCCGCGAGCTTCTCCTTGCCCAGTCCGTCTTTGACCACATCGTCTACGGCGACCTCGAGGCGTTTCTGCACGATTACCTCGTGAATCCGTCCGATGCCGACCCCCTCCGCTTCAGAACCTACGGGGAGCTGAGGGACTACGCACTGCTCGGGGCGGAGGTGGTGGGGCAGTTCCCCGACTTTCCCGACTTCGTGATAGCTGAGATAGAAACCCAGCGTGGCTGTCCCAAGGCGATGGGCATAGGCGGCTGCTCCTTCTGCACCGAGCCGGTTCGCTACAGAAACGTCGAGGACAGGCCCATCGAGGATGTCGTTGCGGAGGTCGAGGCCCTTTACACCCTGGGGGTGAGGCACTTCAGGGTCGGCAGACAGAGCTGCATCTTCTCGTACATGGCCAGACCGGACGGAAGGGTCCCGATACCTAATCCAGAGGCTCTGGAGAAGCTTTTCCGGGGTATTCGCTCCGTCGCGCCCGGACTTAAGACCCTCCACGTGGACAACGCGAACCCCGCCGTCATAGCCAACTACCCGGAGGAAAGCGTTAGGATAGCCAAGGCGCTAATAAAGTACGGGACCCCCGGAAACGTCGTTGCCTTCGGGCTCGAGAGCGCCGACCCGAAGGTGGCGAAGCTCAACAACCTGAACGCCACCGCCGAGGAGACCTACGAGGCGGTGAGGATACTCAACGAGGTGGGGGCAAAGAGGGGCCCCAACGGCATGCCGTGGCTCCTGCCCGGGATAAACGTGATTTTTGGCCTTCCTGGGGAGAGGAAGAAGAGCTACGAGCTGACTTTCCAGTTTTTCAAGAGGCTCCTGGACGATGGGCTGATGGTCCGCAGGATAAACATCAGGCAGGTGGTCGTCTTCCCGGGAACTCCACTGTGGCACATGCGGGATAGGGTCAGGACCGAGAAGCACAAGAAGCTCATCCAGCACTACAAATACAAGATAAGGCACGAGATAGACCTCCCGATGCTCAGGCGCGTTGTTCCCGTGGGAACCATCCTCCGCGATGTCCGCGCGGAGGTCCTTGAGAACGGCCTGACCTACGGCAGGCAGATAGGGAGCTATCCCCTGATCGTGGGCATGCCCAAGGAGGTGCCCCTGAACAGGTTCTACGACGTCCTGATAGTTGGACATGGCTACCGGAGCATCACGGGAGTTCCCGTCCCGATAAACGTCAACCGCGAGAGCCCCAGGGTTCTTCAGTACCTGCCGGGGATTGGGAAGAAAACCGTGGTGAGAGTACTGGCGGAGAGGCCTTTCGGGAGCAAGGATGAATTCTTCCGGGTGGTGGGGGAAGAGAAAAGGAAAACCCTTGGGGATGTAATCACCCTGAAGTAG
- a CDS encoding S-layer protein — MKVKKIAALAVGAAMVGATIGLATAQPTVPEIPKDFFVKDGQPNVKIVVGSQGAALDVSSAADIAVALGTMLYTTEDVKVKDASVVVKKDTAYDPDDIPVFDNTYTGEYRDGEDLQDQAYWWNGSFDDDDNPIFSETFDDSVWSGGVFDGGWKVTVYDAIEWKNVKNNYWTDPNDKKHTADDVMLHYTVNIGKVTLKQLNDDPTEYTDIDDFKDFTLIVDNVVANVTFALNAYEKPLWDPVLGETGTTYTVSDTKPKGYSEYESGVIKGVEVGDTIDLFGKTVKVLDIGSDSIEYGNDWGETYIDAGKAKTFGDYTIKVLDIDVNQEKAFLEVSGPDGSEMITLNTDDHPTEELFDGGIRVTLTDTFIGIGGTSSVKVAVQTDISYIKDGKEYIPGWIARLGISDGKLNWFALENKDELEGKEVKLFNTYVMDYKADIMKKKNPDDDRTYAAMEAWVVIDPLKPDYTTETLKPGDELEGWTIDEITATADPAQAAVVSKITTPITVLDTEVMEQGLDKVDSNLILIGGPVVNSVTAALAEKLEVPSDYDGWKEEYGTGADSGVVKYVAECGDINGYGVVLVAGTDREGTAAAAKALMEYLAGLS; from the coding sequence ATGAAAGTGAAGAAGATCGCGGCGCTCGCCGTTGGTGCCGCTATGGTTGGAGCAACCATCGGCCTCGCCACCGCTCAGCCGACCGTCCCGGAAATACCGAAGGACTTCTTCGTTAAAGACGGACAGCCGAACGTTAAAATCGTCGTTGGAAGCCAGGGTGCTGCTCTTGACGTTTCAAGCGCCGCTGACATAGCTGTCGCTCTCGGTACCATGCTCTACACCACCGAGGACGTTAAGGTTAAGGACGCCAGCGTCGTCGTCAAGAAGGACACCGCCTACGACCCGGACGACATCCCGGTGTTCGACAACACTTACACCGGCGAGTACAGGGACGGAGAGGACCTCCAGGACCAGGCCTACTGGTGGAACGGCAGCTTCGACGACGATGACAACCCGATATTCAGCGAGACCTTCGACGACTCCGTCTGGTCAGGTGGAGTCTTTGACGGGGGCTGGAAGGTTACCGTCTACGATGCCATCGAGTGGAAGAACGTCAAGAACAACTACTGGACGGACCCGAACGATAAGAAGCACACTGCCGATGACGTCATGCTCCACTACACCGTTAACATCGGTAAGGTCACCCTCAAGCAGCTCAACGACGACCCGACCGAGTACACCGACATCGACGACTTCAAGGACTTCACCCTCATAGTGGACAACGTCGTCGCCAACGTGACCTTTGCCCTCAACGCCTACGAGAAGCCCCTCTGGGACCCGGTCCTCGGTGAGACTGGAACCACCTACACCGTCAGCGACACCAAGCCGAAAGGATACAGCGAATATGAGAGCGGTGTCATCAAGGGCGTTGAGGTTGGGGACACCATCGACCTCTTCGGCAAGACCGTCAAGGTCCTCGACATTGGAAGTGACTCAATAGAGTACGGTAACGACTGGGGCGAGACCTACATCGACGCCGGCAAGGCCAAGACCTTCGGCGACTACACCATAAAGGTCCTCGACATCGACGTCAACCAGGAGAAGGCGTTCCTCGAGGTCTCCGGCCCGGACGGAAGCGAAATGATCACCCTCAACACCGATGACCACCCAACGGAGGAGCTCTTTGACGGGGGCATAAGGGTCACCCTCACTGACACCTTCATCGGTATCGGCGGAACTTCCAGCGTCAAGGTTGCAGTTCAGACCGACATCAGCTACATAAAGGATGGTAAGGAGTACATACCCGGATGGATCGCCCGCCTTGGCATCAGTGATGGCAAGCTCAACTGGTTCGCCCTCGAGAACAAGGATGAGCTTGAGGGTAAGGAGGTCAAGCTCTTCAACACCTACGTCATGGACTACAAGGCCGACATAATGAAGAAGAAGAACCCGGACGACGACAGGACCTACGCCGCCATGGAGGCATGGGTCGTCATCGACCCGCTCAAGCCCGACTACACCACCGAGACCCTCAAGCCGGGCGACGAGCTCGAGGGATGGACCATCGACGAGATAACCGCCACCGCCGACCCGGCCCAGGCCGCCGTCGTCAGCAAGATAACCACCCCGATAACCGTCCTCGACACCGAGGTCATGGAGCAGGGCCTCGACAAGGTTGACAGCAACCTCATCCTCATCGGCGGTCCGGTCGTCAACAGCGTCACCGCCGCCCTCGCCGAGAAGCTCGAGGTCCCGAGTGACTACGACGGCTGGAAGGAGGAGTACGGCACCGGTGCCGACAGCGGCGTTGTCAAGTACGTCGCCGAGTGCGGCGACATCAACGGCTACGGCGTCGTCCTTGTCGCCGGTACCGACAGGGAGGGCACCGCTGCCGCCGCCAAGGCCCTTATGGAGTACCTCGCTGGCCTCAGCTGA
- the amrS gene encoding AmmeMemoRadiSam system radical SAM enzyme: MREATYWEPLEGGRVRCRLCPLNCIINEGKRGSCRIRKNIGGKLYTLNYGKVSAIGADPVEKKPLFHFWPGSCALSISTVGCNMHCKHCQNWEISQADENFPYLHDASPEGIVALARKYDCESIAYTYNEPIIWYELVLETAKLARKEGIYNLLITNGYINEEPFRELAPYIDAMNIDIKAFDDAFYMKIAGVPGGEPSRRTAEIAKKEFGIHVELTYLIISRLNDKEEEIRTFARWVVENLGDDTPVHFSRFFPHYKMTHLPPTPVETVEMAHRVAREEGLKFIYVGNIPGHDGENTYCPKCGKPLIVRWGFKITEYNLTDDGKCKYCGEPIPVVGAYQKKRYDRTWW, from the coding sequence ATGCGTGAAGCTACCTACTGGGAGCCGCTAGAGGGCGGAAGAGTAAGGTGCAGACTGTGCCCCCTCAACTGCATAATAAACGAGGGAAAGCGCGGCTCCTGCAGGATTAGAAAGAACATCGGTGGTAAGCTCTACACCCTCAACTACGGCAAGGTCTCGGCGATAGGGGCCGACCCGGTGGAGAAGAAGCCTCTCTTCCACTTCTGGCCCGGTTCGTGCGCCCTCTCAATAAGCACCGTCGGCTGCAACATGCATTGCAAGCACTGCCAGAACTGGGAGATAAGCCAGGCCGACGAGAACTTCCCCTACCTCCACGACGCGAGCCCGGAGGGGATAGTTGCCCTGGCGAGAAAATACGACTGCGAGAGCATAGCCTACACCTACAACGAGCCAATAATCTGGTATGAGCTCGTGCTCGAAACGGCGAAGCTCGCCAGGAAGGAGGGAATATACAACCTCCTGATAACCAACGGCTACATAAACGAGGAGCCGTTCAGGGAGCTGGCACCGTACATAGACGCAATGAACATCGACATCAAGGCGTTCGATGACGCCTTCTACATGAAGATAGCCGGCGTTCCGGGCGGCGAGCCGAGCAGGAGAACCGCGGAGATAGCCAAAAAGGAGTTCGGAATCCACGTCGAGCTGACATATCTCATAATATCAAGGCTCAACGACAAAGAGGAGGAGATCAGAACCTTCGCCAGATGGGTGGTCGAGAACCTCGGGGACGACACGCCGGTTCATTTCTCCCGCTTCTTCCCGCACTACAAGATGACCCACCTCCCTCCAACGCCGGTCGAAACGGTTGAAATGGCCCACCGCGTTGCCCGGGAGGAGGGGTTGAAATTCATCTACGTCGGTAACATACCCGGGCACGATGGAGAGAACACCTACTGCCCCAAGTGCGGCAAACCTTTAATAGTCCGCTGGGGATTCAAAATCACCGAGTACAACCTGACCGACGATGGGAAGTGTAAGTACTGCGGCGAACCGATTCCCGTGGTGGGGGCATACCAAAAAAAGCGATATGACAGGACGTGGTGGTGA
- a CDS encoding polysaccharide deacetylase family protein: MLVSITFDVEHDCPPYLVTTRGMEEGLPKLLDLMAEKKVKATFFFTAEMAKRFPELVRRVIDEGHELGSHNYNHERLDKLTKKEGERAIVKSLKVLREFGEVVSFRAPNLQFPDYYYDILERNGILVDSSKATYKGYRGGVRFFGDVLEVPASTTSSVIRLPWRAQKLIHARLKEPRVYFAHPWEFVPMQKEKIRWDCRFNTGDKAVELLGRLIDHYKSQNAKFLTMREYYEMYQKLKRE, encoded by the coding sequence ATGCTCGTCTCAATAACGTTTGACGTCGAACACGACTGCCCGCCGTACCTGGTGACGACGCGGGGCATGGAGGAGGGGCTCCCGAAGCTGCTGGATTTGATGGCTGAGAAGAAGGTAAAGGCGACGTTCTTCTTCACCGCGGAGATGGCGAAGCGCTTCCCCGAGCTGGTCAGGCGTGTAATCGACGAGGGCCACGAGCTTGGAAGCCACAACTACAACCACGAGCGGCTGGATAAGCTCACCAAGAAGGAGGGCGAGAGGGCCATCGTGAAGTCCCTGAAGGTGCTGAGGGAGTTTGGGGAGGTCGTCTCGTTCCGCGCGCCCAATCTGCAGTTTCCGGATTACTATTATGATATACTGGAAAGAAACGGCATACTGGTGGACTCTTCGAAGGCGACCTACAAGGGCTACCGGGGGGGCGTGAGGTTTTTCGGTGATGTTCTTGAAGTCCCAGCATCTACCACGAGCTCGGTCATAAGACTACCTTGGAGGGCGCAGAAGCTCATCCATGCCCGCCTGAAGGAGCCCCGCGTTTACTTCGCCCACCCATGGGAGTTCGTTCCCATGCAGAAAGAAAAAATCCGGTGGGACTGCAGGTTCAACACAGGAGACAAGGCCGTTGAACTGCTCGGAAGGCTTATAGATCACTACAAGAGCCAGAACGCAAAGTTCCTGACGATGCGTGAGTACTATGAAATGTACCAAAAACTTAAACGGGAGTGA
- a CDS encoding glycosyltransferase family 4 protein, producing the protein MESLKIAIASDWFYPKIGGIESHIDELARNLVLTGHEPYVLTHDYRYMKPYVDNFPYHVVRFPATLYFRKYHSSVGFSQFWKINEFYKREGFDITHVHSIYSPLAVAVSKISRGIRDVPVAATNHSFYGKPPLDFLIGPFIRHHLKRIDTFVAVSTPVAEDTRNLLGKELNGRPVVVVPNGIDVKKWRPPEPEERERARRDIGVRDEIVVLYLGRMTERKQAHRIPVMMREALKRSGIPKSKVKLIMVGNGPMRPLLERNLRETDIGEITELYDFMERGRLLPLYWAADLVLMPGILEAFPVVGLEAMATGNPVIGRNESGLSDMVVHGTTGLLAVSEEGMAENLARVFEEPELLVEMGVRARERAEREFSWEVVLKRLLRVYRMTIEVGSEVDRLYLTYKLMRRLG; encoded by the coding sequence ATGGAAAGCCTTAAAATCGCAATAGCAAGCGACTGGTTCTACCCCAAAATCGGGGGAATAGAATCACACATCGATGAACTCGCCCGCAACCTCGTTCTCACCGGGCACGAGCCCTACGTCCTGACCCATGACTACAGGTACATGAAACCCTACGTTGATAATTTCCCCTACCACGTTGTCAGGTTTCCCGCGACCCTCTACTTCCGCAAATACCACTCCAGCGTTGGATTTTCGCAGTTCTGGAAGATAAACGAGTTCTACAAGAGAGAGGGGTTTGACATAACCCACGTCCACAGCATATATTCACCCCTGGCCGTTGCCGTGTCAAAGATATCGAGGGGAATCAGGGACGTCCCTGTCGCAGCCACCAACCACTCCTTCTACGGCAAGCCACCCCTGGACTTTTTAATCGGCCCATTCATCAGACATCACCTTAAACGAATAGACACCTTCGTGGCCGTCAGCACTCCCGTCGCCGAGGATACCAGAAACCTGCTGGGAAAGGAGCTCAACGGGCGTCCGGTCGTCGTGGTTCCCAACGGAATAGACGTTAAAAAATGGCGTCCCCCCGAGCCCGAGGAGAGGGAGAGGGCCAGAAGGGACATCGGGGTGAGGGACGAGATAGTCGTGCTCTACCTCGGAAGGATGACCGAGCGCAAGCAGGCCCACAGGATACCGGTGATGATGAGGGAGGCGCTGAAACGGAGCGGAATTCCGAAAAGCAAGGTAAAGCTCATAATGGTGGGAAACGGCCCCATGCGCCCCCTGCTGGAGAGAAACCTCAGGGAAACCGACATCGGGGAGATAACCGAACTGTACGACTTCATGGAGAGGGGAAGACTTCTCCCGCTGTACTGGGCGGCGGACCTGGTTCTCATGCCCGGCATCCTTGAGGCATTTCCCGTCGTGGGACTTGAGGCGATGGCGACTGGTAATCCCGTCATCGGCCGGAACGAGAGCGGGCTGTCGGATATGGTAGTCCACGGTACCACCGGCCTTCTGGCGGTCAGCGAGGAGGGAATGGCCGAGAACCTCGCGAGGGTCTTTGAGGAGCCTGAACTTTTGGTAGAGATGGGAGTGCGCGCGAGAGAAAGGGCCGAAAGGGAGTTCTCGTGGGAGGTCGTGCTCAAGAGACTCCTCCGGGTTTACAGAATGACGATTGAGGTGGGCTCGGAGGTAGACAGGCTGTACCTCACCTACAAGCTGATGAGGAGGCTGGGATGA